The Populus trichocarpa isolate Nisqually-1 chromosome 2, P.trichocarpa_v4.1, whole genome shotgun sequence genome has a window encoding:
- the LOC7479981 gene encoding LOB domain-containing protein 29, giving the protein MTGSGSPCGACKFLRRKCVRGCVFAPYFCHEQGAQHFAAIHKVFGASNVSKLLAHLPVSDRSEAAVTISYEAQARLQDPIYGCVSHIFALQQQVVNLQAQLASLKEQAAQSFLNGSATTNPNDKYYGKPSYPQELQSWFHSENSSTVPQLNPNNLTNNMPYCENGIMDPNSMGNYGNSSSSFDSFEEASHSMSSFDMQTDNLQWTYQHADDLQSMAFGYTQHS; this is encoded by the exons ATGACAGGTTCTGGTTCACCTTGTGGAGCTTGCAAATTCTTGAGAAGAAAATGTGTGAGAGGTTGTGTTTTTGCACCTTATTTCTGCCATGAACAAGGAGCTCAACATTTTGCAGCAATCCACAAAGTTTTTGGTGCAAGCAATGTGTCAAAGTTGCTTGCTCACCTTCCTGTAAGTGATCGTAGTGAAGCCGCAGTCACAATCTCATATGAAGCTCAAGCCAGGCTTCAAGATCCCATTTATGGCTGTGTTTCTCACATTTTTGCTCTTCAACAACAG GTTGTCAATCTTCAGGCACAGCTGGCTTCTCTCAAGGAACAAGCAGCTCAAAGCTTTCTAAATGGCTCTGCCACCACAAACCCTAATGACAAGTACTATGGAAAACCTTCTTATCCACAGGAACTGCAAAGCTGGTTCCACTCAGAAAATTCAAGCACAGTGCCGCAATTGAATCCAAATAACCTCACCAATAACATGCCATACTGTGAAAATGGGATCATGGATCCAAACTCCATGGGAAATTATGGAAATTCATCAAGTTCATTTGATAGCTTTGAAGAGGCATCTCATTCCATGTCATCCTTTGACATGCAAACAGACAACTTGCAATGGACTTATCAACATGCTGATGATCTTCAGTCAATGGCCTTTGGCTATACTCAACATTCATGA
- the LOC7479982 gene encoding LOB domain-containing protein 16, translated as MASSVTGTGSPCGACKFLRRKCASDCIFAPYFCSEQGTARFAAIHKVFGASNVSKLLLHVPVADRYEAVVTIAYEAQARIRDPVYGCVAHIFSLQQQVACLQAQLMQVKAQLAQNLIDSTRINIENTHHQWQGNNISGVSSFPSYQTYINPISPQSSLDSVDLNNSNIDHGMMDMQDIKSGEEFAFQSCAKVKRPYNSDLGELQALALRMMRN; from the exons ATGGCATCATCTGTGACTGGCACTGGTTCTCCTTGTGGAGCATGCAAGTTTCTCCGGAGGAAATGTGCCTCCGATTGTATCTTTGCACCTTATTTTTGCTCTGAACAAGGGACTGCTCGGTTTGCAGCCATTCATAAGGTTTTTGGTGCTAGTAATGTTTCCAAGTTGTTGTTGCATGTCCCGGTTGCCGATCGTTATGAGGCGGTTGTCACTATTGCCTATGAGGCTCAAGCAAGGATCAGAGACCCCGTTTATGGATGTGTTGCACATATTTTTTCCTTGCAGCAACAG GTGGCATGCTTACAAGCACAGTTGATGCAAGTGAAGGCTCAACTAGCACAAAATCTAATCGATTCAACACGCATTAATATAGAGAATACGCATCATCAGTGGCAAGGAAATAACATTTCTGGGGTGTCATCATTTCCATCTTATCAAACTTACATCAATCCAATCTCTCCACAAAGCTCACTTGATTCGGTTGACCTTAACAACAGCAATATTGATCATGGGATGATGGATATGCAAGATATAAAAAGCGGAGAGGAATTTGCATTCCAATCCTGTGCCAAGGTCAAAAGACCATACAATAGTGACTTGGGTGAGCTTCAAGCACTGGCACTTAGAATGATGAGGAACTAA